The DNA sequence TTCCCTTAATAGTATTCAAGAAAAACATCCGGAGAGAAAACGGTTAACTCTCTCCACCACCACATCCGGCGGACAGTCACTCGTCCTTCTGGGGCTGCGCGAAGGCTTTCCAGACCTGCTCCCGGTAGACCGGACCGCTGTTGTAGGTGCAGAACGGGACCAGGCGGCCGTCGGGTGTCGCGTAGTGGATGCAGCACCGCTGCACCCGGGAGAGGTCGTAGTTGTATTTGTCCATGAAGTGCATCGTCCCGATGAAGAGGGCGTTCCAGTGGAACTCGCGCAGGGCCTCGAAGTTCTGCATCACGAGAGCCTTTCCTATCAACTTTATGAACTCCCCGGTATTCTTCTGCTCTGCCTTCCTCGTGGAACCGTAGAGGTCCTTGACCCCTTCGACGAGGGTCATATATTTGTTGAGCGACCCGCCTTTCGCAAGTTTCACCCCCATCTTCTCAACCGACTCGAAGAAGGCGTCGACGTCGATCATCTTGTTGACCGGGACCATCCCCTCTTCGGTGACGAAGACGTAGGTCGCTGCGCCGCAGTGCTGGTGTGTGGTGAACGTGACCTGGGGTTTGCCCGTGTATGCCTCAACGAGCTCGGAGATCGGGACGACGCAGGGCACGGGGTAGAAGTAGTCCTTCTTGATCACGCCGTCAGTCTGCTCCTCGATCCGCTCCGCGAGTTCCGGGATGGTGATCCGCTCTTTCCTGACGTCATCCTCGCTTGCAGCCCCGGTGAACGACACCGGTTGGAAGTTGACGCCCCGGATAGTCTTGATGTGCTCTGCGGCGTACCTGATGATGGCGCCCACCTCGTGGTCGTTCCTGCCCTTGATGACCGTGGGCACCAGCACCACCCCCATGCCGATCTTCTCGCAGTTCTCTATAGCCCGCCGGTCGCTCGCGAGTTTTGAGTTGGTCTCGCGTGTCACGCCGTCGAAGTGCAGGTAAACAGTGGAGAGACCCGCTTCCTTCAGTTGTCTGGCGTAGTCGGGCTCCTGAGCGATCCGGATACCGTTCGTCGCGACCTGCACCTGGGACAGCCCGAGTTCTTTCGCTTTTCTGATGAGTTCGGGAAGATCATCGCGCATCGTCGGTTCACCGCCCGAGAACTGGACGGCCGGCACCGGAACGGGCTTTTCCTCGCGCAGCATGCGCAGCATCCCGACGATCTGGTCGAAGGTCGGCTCGTAGACGTAACCGCATGCACGGGCGTTTGCAAAGCAGAAGTCGCAATTGAGGTTACACCGGTTCGTCAGGTCGATGTTCGCGAGCAACGTCGTCGACCGGTGGTTCTGGCAGACACCGCAGTCGTTCGGGCACCCTGCCGGGGAAGCGATCTTCTGCGGGTTCGATACCCCCTCCCCGATGCGTTCGTAGGCGTCGAATCTCCGGTACATCTCTGCGTCCGACCAGTAGAGGGCCCGGTACGTGCCGTGTTCGGGGCAGGTACGGACCAGCCAGACCTTCCCCTCTTCCTCAACGATATCGGCGTCGAGTACGCGACCGCATGTTGGGCAGAGGCTCCTTGTCTTTTTTATCAGCATTCTCTCACCGTGCCCACCTTTCATTCGTATCTCATATTTCGACACTTTAATCTTTATATTTACTGATTGTACTGAGTATTGACGCTTATCGATGCGGACATCGGATACTGGATCTTCTCCGGGCTCGCGGCACTGTGGATCATGATTCCGGCATACGTGCCGAACTCAGCGGCCGCACTCTTCGGGGGCGGGACGCCCATCGACCTTGGGAGAACGTTTTCCGACGGGAGAAGGGTCTTTGGCGACGGAAAGACATACCGGGGATTCTTAGGGGGAGTTCTCTGTGGGATACTGGTGGGTCTCGTCGAGATCTGGGTCGCCTCCTCGTTCAACCTGACCGCACTTCCCCATCAGACGTTCCTCTCCGTAACCCTGCTTTCAACAGGTGCGCTCCTCGGCGATCTCGTCAAGAGTTTCCTGAAGCGGAGGCTGGGTAAAGGACGGGGCGAGTCCTGGTTCCTGGCCGATCAGTATGATCTGGTTATCGGTTCCTTCCTGCTTATCCTCCTGATTTATCCCCAATGGTTGTTTGAGAATATTACCTTACCCATTGCGGTCTGGATCATCGTCATGACACCCCTCCTTCACCGGGTGGTGAACATTATCGGCTATTACATCGGAGTTAAAGAGGTACCATGGTAAACCCAATCGCGACATTGTTACTTGAGAGCGGGGCTATCGAGTTCGGGGACTTCGTTCTCGCATCGGGAGCCCTGAGTCCCTACTACATCGACATCAAGGCCGCAACAACGAACCCTGCCATCCTTGCGGAGATCGGGAAAGCCATCGCCGAAGGCTGGGAGTTCGATATGGTGGCCGGGGTGGCGGTCGGCGCCGTACCGATCGCCGTCGCCGTCTCGCTCGCGAGCGGCCGGCCGTACGCGATTGTCAGGAAAACGGAGAAGGACCACGGTAAAGCCGGGACGATCATCGGCGACGTGAGCGGCAGGAACGTGCTGCTGGTCGAGGACGTGACCACGTCCGGGGGAAGCGCCCTTTACGGTCTTGCGGCGCTGCGTGCTGCAGGCGCGCACGTCGACCGGGTAGTGACCGTCGTTGACCGTGAAGCGGGCGCTCATGAGGCGCTTGCAGAAAAAGGCGCGTCTC is a window from the Methanoculleus oceani genome containing:
- the tes gene encoding tetraether lipid synthase Tes is translated as MLIKKTRSLCPTCGRVLDADIVEEEGKVWLVRTCPEHGTYRALYWSDAEMYRRFDAYERIGEGVSNPQKIASPAGCPNDCGVCQNHRSTTLLANIDLTNRCNLNCDFCFANARACGYVYEPTFDQIVGMLRMLREEKPVPVPAVQFSGGEPTMRDDLPELIRKAKELGLSQVQVATNGIRIAQEPDYARQLKEAGLSTVYLHFDGVTRETNSKLASDRRAIENCEKIGMGVVLVPTVIKGRNDHEVGAIIRYAAEHIKTIRGVNFQPVSFTGAASEDDVRKERITIPELAERIEEQTDGVIKKDYFYPVPCVVPISELVEAYTGKPQVTFTTHQHCGAATYVFVTEEGMVPVNKMIDVDAFFESVEKMGVKLAKGGSLNKYMTLVEGVKDLYGSTRKAEQKNTGEFIKLIGKALVMQNFEALREFHWNALFIGTMHFMDKYNYDLSRVQRCCIHYATPDGRLVPFCTYNSGPVYREQVWKAFAQPQKDE
- a CDS encoding CDP-2,3-bis-(O-geranylgeranyl)-sn-glycerol synthase, which gives rise to MIPAYVPNSAAALFGGGTPIDLGRTFSDGRRVFGDGKTYRGFLGGVLCGILVGLVEIWVASSFNLTALPHQTFLSVTLLSTGALLGDLVKSFLKRRLGKGRGESWFLADQYDLVIGSFLLILLIYPQWLFENITLPIAVWIIVMTPLLHRVVNIIGYYIGVKEVPW
- the pyrE gene encoding orotate phosphoribosyltransferase, with translation MVNPIATLLLESGAIEFGDFVLASGALSPYYIDIKAATTNPAILAEIGKAIAEGWEFDMVAGVAVGAVPIAVAVSLASGRPYAIVRKTEKDHGKAGTIIGDVSGRNVLLVEDVTTSGGSALYGLAALRAAGAHVDRVVTVVDREAGAHEALAEKGASLLALVRVSELLDG